The proteins below are encoded in one region of Corvus hawaiiensis isolate bCorHaw1 chromosome 3, bCorHaw1.pri.cur, whole genome shotgun sequence:
- the CRNKL1 gene encoding crooked neck-like protein 1, with protein sequence MASTAAGKQRIPKVAKVKNKAPAEVQITAEQLLREAKERELELLPPPPQQKITDVEELNDYKLRKRKTFEDNIRKNRTVISNWIKYAQWEESLKEIQRARSIYERALDVDYRNVTLWLKYAEMEMKNRQVNHARNIWDRAITTLPRVNQFWYKYTYMEEMLGNVAGSRQVFERWMEWQPEEQAWHSYINFELRYKEVDRARSIYERFVLVHPDVKNWIKYARFEEKHSYFAHARKVYERAVEFFGEEHMDEHLYVAFAKFEENQKEFERVRVIYKYALDRIPKQDAQNLFKNYTIFEKKFGDRRGIEDIIVSKRRFQYEEEVKANPHNYDAWFDYLRLVESDTDAETVREVYERAIANVPPIQEKRHWKRYIYLWINYALYEELEAKDAERTRQVYQACLELLPHKKFTFAKMWLLYAQFEIRQKNLPLARRALGTSIGKCPKNKLFKGYIELELQLREFDRCRKLYEKFLEFAPENCTSWIKFAELETILGDIDRARAIYELAIGQPRLDMPEVLWKSYIDFEIEQEEYEKTRNLYRRLLQRTQHVKVWISFAQFELSAGREERLPRCRQIYEEANKAMRSCEEKEERVMLLESWRSFEDEFGTDATKERIDKLMPEKIKKRRKLQAEDGSDAGWEEYYDYIFPEDTANQPNLKLLAMAKLWKKQQQESEAAAMDPDKDIDESQT encoded by the exons ATGGCGTCTACGGCGGCCGGCAAGCAGCGCATCCCCAAAGTGGCGAAG GTGAAAAACAAGGCACCCGCCGAAGTTCAgatcacagcagagcagcttctGAGAGAGGCAAAGGAGAGGGAACTCGAGCTTCTCCCACCGCCTCCGCAGCAGAAGATCACAGATGTTGAGGAGCTAAACGACTATAAACTCCGGAAGAGGAAG ACTTTTGAAGATAACATAAGAAAGAACAGGACTGTTATCAGCAACTGGATAAAGTACGCACAATGGGAAGAAAGCCTGAAGGAAATCCAGAG AGCCCGTTCCATCTACGAGCGTGCCTTGGATGTGGACTACAGGAACGTCACCCTCTGGCTGAAATATGCCGAGATGGAAATGAAGAACCGCCAGGTCAACCATGCCCGCAACATTTGGGACCGGGCCATTACCACCCTGCCCAGGGTGAACCAGTTCTG GTACAAGTATACCTACATGGAGGAGATGCTGGGCAATGTTGCTGGGTCACGCCAGGTGTTTGAACGGTGGATGGAGTGGCAGCCAGAGGAGCAAGCCTGGCATTCCTACATCAACTTCGAGCTGAGATACAAGGAGGTGGACAGAGCACGAAGCATTTACGAGAGAT TCGTCCTCGTTCACCCCGACGTGAAGAACTGGATCAAGTACGCGCGCTTCGAGGAGAAGCACAGCTACTTTGCCCACGCCAGGAAGGTGTACGAGCGGGCCGTGGAGTTCTTTGGGGAAGAACACATGGATGAGCACTTGTACGTGGCTTTCGCCAAGTTTGAGGAGAACCAGAAAGAG tttgaaagaGTGAGGGTTATCTACAAGTATGCCTTGGATAGAATTCCAAAGCAGGATGCCCAGAATCTCTTCAAGAATTACACCATCTTTGAGAAGAAGTTTGGAGACAGGAGGGGAATCGAGGACATCATTGTCAGCAAGAGGAGATTCCAGTATGAGGAGGAGGTGAAG GCAAACCCCCACAACTACGACGCGTGGTTCGACTACCTGAGGCTGGTGGAGAGCGACACGGACGCCGAGACCGTGCGGGAGGTGTACGAGAGAGCCATCGCCAACGTGCCCCCCATCCAGGAGAAGCGCCACTGGAAGAGGTACATCTACCTCTGGATTAACTATGCGCTCTatgaggagctggaggcaaAG GATGCAGAGCGAACCAGACAGGTGTACCAGGCATGCCTTGAGCTCCTGCCCCACAAGAAG tttACATTTGCCAAAATGTGGCTGCTGTATGCACAGTTTGAAATTCGCCAGAAAAACCTCCCCCTTGCCAGAAGGGCTTTG GGGACATCCATAGGTAAATGTccaaaaaacaaactgtttaaAGGTTACATTGAGCTGGAGTTACAACTGCGCGAATTTGACCGCTGCCGAAAGCTGTATGAAAAATTCCTGGAGTTTGCACCGGAAAACTGCACGTCCTGGATTAAATTTGCTGAGCTGGAGACCATCCTTGGGGACATCGACCGTGCCCGGGCCATCTACGAGCTGGCTATCGGCCAGCCCCGGCTGGACATGCCAGAG GTTCTTTGGAAATCCTACATTGACTTCGAGATTGAGCAAGAGGAGTATGAGAAAACCAGAAACCTCTACCGGCGGCTGCTGCAGCGCACACAGCACGTCAAG GTGTGGATCAGCTTCGCGCAGTTCGAGCTGTCggcggggagggaggagcgGCTGCCGCGCTGCCGGCAGATCTACGAGGAGGCCAACAAGGCCATGCGCAGCTgcgaggagaaggaggagagggtCATGCTGCTGGAGTCCTGGAGGAGCTTCGAGGACGAGTTTGGGACTGATGCCACTAAGGAGAGGATCGATAAGCTGATGCCTGAGAAgataaagaaaaggagaaagctgCAGGCCGAAGATGGG TCTGATGCTGGATGGGAGGAGTACTATGATTACATTTTCCCGGAAGACACTGCCAATCAGCCCAACCTCAAACTCCTGGCTATGGCAAAGCtctggaagaagcagcagcaggagagcgAAGCTGCAGCCATGGATCCTGACAAGGACATTGATGAAAGCCAGACTTAA